The Triplophysa rosa linkage group LG15, Trosa_1v2, whole genome shotgun sequence genome has a segment encoding these proteins:
- the LOC130566014 gene encoding mitogen-activated protein kinase-binding protein 1-like: MDGSIRSRIKSLLRSPSIRLRKSRSRVSLSNQVTLERVVGITASGNSSLTCDPCSGTVAYPAGCVVVLLNPSKNSQQHLINSSRKTITALSFSSDGKYMVTGESGHLPAVRVWDVECGTQVAELQEHKCAVSCVTFSPNSKYIVTVGSQHDMSVNLWVWKRNALVATNKVSSKVTAVAFSDDSSYFVTAGNRHVRFWYLEPSHSNKLSPTVPLMGRSGLLGELQNNFFCDVACGRGLKSDSTFCVTSSGLLCEFNDRRVLEKWVHLQTSSAASLSVTGDLIFCACANGTVRVFSSSDLSFICTLPRPHHLGVDIASVTQTRNPDVQNPDSVAVKYDPVNGWLSCVYNDHSVYVWDTRDLQRVLKVYSALYHSDSIWDLQMFPKDTQDSKSLPGSSGLFFSCSSDSTVRLWMLNISSGKQKRSYKGSERDEGHVLKIEMDPSGVYVAVSCSNKTISLFDFRTGECLATVFGHSEIISSLMFTDDCKYLISASGDSCMFVWQLAPELTMNMRECLCQPKRHQTVQNTSFRRSSGLTLNVTSCYPKSERDEDDEKHESHQKSCQHQSERSDEEPRASVERNTVKDSEVPPQPRRRWSSGVGSLELMVKSMLELRQMDSLSKGRALNRDFTGALQQRSSTSSLKDRSKKRRVRPHSAWLAPASTPEPEGVVLYSEEWPNRISSPSQQLHTPADVCHSPSSGFSVGYCSAEFSPDQHQHNSDETELLSYDDDHTDRQQISQDVLRKHQMVSGRSEAGIQNRPEGASTRFHAQRSSHRTRTSAGTARPLTDKKHSGNSVQDVREPVMWSSPQRNHPYLSRVIKPPAALQKSASVHNLSTDAQRSLTPTRVRREVHEVLKTDSRAHPHHLTCLQSWESPNLKRISRAHSYMSPTTSSMAKISHSVSIGDLKSTSCENLCPSTTGPCEGRPSVKARLCQRMSSPFAEWPSRSGSTHFHKDSSGKDTSTDLESVRTAGDPEALTNHRHMFSDAPQRECPRMAVKAFSVQSDAPAVQEVSVSLEECRRAAAELRTSVHRSTQLYRTLLSSSAEGCVQQQKVLWDALLSVGSELDSVRASGAGMMEEGKMTLTLLEQYSELLLQSVEKRLQHNM; this comes from the exons ATGGACGGATCTATCAGAAGTCGGATTAAAAGTCTCCTGCGCTCTCCGTCCATCAGACTGAGAAAGAGTCGCTCGCGCGTGAGCTTGTCAAATCAG gtgACTCTGGAGAGAGTTGTGGGCATCACAGCTTCAGGCAACAGCAGTTTAACCTGTGACCCGTGTTCAGGAACTGTGGCCTACCCGGCAGG ATGTGTTGTGGTGTTACTGAACCCCTCCAAAAACAGTCAACAGCATCTCATCAATTCATCCAG gaaaacgATTACAGCGTTGTCTTTCTCTTCAGATGGTAAATATATGGTGACAGGAGAG aGCGGTCATCTGCCTGCTGTGCGTGTTTGGGACGTGGAGTGCGGGACACAGGTGGCCGAGTTACAGGAGCACAAATGCGCTGTGTCCTGTGTGACGTTTTCCCCTAACAGTAAATACATTGTGACCGTGGGCTCCCAGCATGACATGAGCGTCAACCTGTGGGTCTGGAAG AGAAATGCACTGGTGGCCACTAACAAGGTGTCCAGTAAAGTGACGGCAGTGGCCTTCTCTGATGACAGCTCTTATTTTGTCACGGCTGGAAACCGACACGTTCGATTCTGGTACCTGGAACCTTCTCACTCTAACAAG CTGTCGCCAACCGTCCCTCTGATGGGCCGCTCGGGTCTCCTCGGTGAACTTCAGAACAACTTCTTCTGTGATGTGGCATGTGGCCGCGGGCTGAAGTCAGACAGCACGTTCTGCGTCACCTCATCAGGTCTGCTGTGTGAGTTTAATGACAGGAGAGTTCTGGAGAAATGGGTTCATCTGCAG accaGCTCAGCGGCGTCTCTGTCTGTGACGGGGGATCTGATCTTCTGCGCGTGTGCAAACGGAACCGTGCGAGTCTTCAGTTCATCTGATCTGAGCTTCATCTGTACTCTGCCACGTCCACATCACCTGGGTGTCGACATCGCATCTGTTACTCAGACAAG GAATCCTGATGTTCAGAATCCAGACTCTGTGGCTGTGAAGTATGACCCTGTGAACGGCTGGCTGTCGTGTGTTTATAATGATCACAGCGTGTACGTCTGGGACACGAGAGATCTGCAGAGAGTTCTCAAAGTTTATTCTGCTCTCTATCATTCTGACAGCATCTGGGATCTGCAG ATGTTTCCTAAAGACACACAGGACTCCAAATCTCTGCCTGGTTCCTCTGGATTGTTCTTCAGCTGTTCGTCAGACAGCACTGTGCGGTTGTGGA tgTTGAACATCAGCAGTGGGAAACAGAAGAGATCTTATAAAGGATCTGAGAGAGATGAAGGCCATGTGCTCAAG ATTGAGATGGATCCGTCTGGTGTGTATGTGGCCGTCAGCTGTTCTAATAAGACCATCAGTCTCTTTGACTTCAGGACAGGAGAGTGTTTAGCAACTGTGTTCGGTCATTCAG AAATCATCAGCAGTCTGATGTTCACAGACGACTGTAAATATCTGATCTCAGCCTCAGgtgacag ttgtatgtttgtgtggcaACTGGCTCCTGAACTGACCATGAACATGAGAGAATGTCTGTGTCAGCCCAAACGCCATCAGACTGTTCAAAACACTTCCTTCAG ACGCTCGTCTGGTCTTACGTTAAACGTCACAAGCTGCTACCCTAAGAGTGAAAGAGATGAAGACGATGAAAAACATGAGAGCCATCAGAAGAGCTGTCAGCATCAGTCTGAGAGAAGTGATGAAGAGCCAC GTGCTTCTGTGGAACGGAACACAGTGAAG GATTCTGAAGTTCCCCCTCAGCCGAGGAGACGCTGGTCCAGTGGGGTGGGCTCTCTGGAGCTGATGGTGAAGTCTATGTTGGAGCTTCGACAGATGGATTCTCTTTCTAAAGGCCGAGCTCTGAACAGAGACTTTACTGGGGCACTCCAGCAGCGGAGCAGCACCTCCAGTCTAAAG GATCGGAGTAAGAAGCGGCGAGTGCGACCTCATTCGGCCTGGCTCGCCCCGGCCTCTACACCAGAACCTGAGGGTGTTGTGCTGTATTCAGAGGAGTGGCCCAACAGAATCAGTTCACCTTCACAACAGCTTCACACTCCTGCTGATGTGTGTCACAGTCCGTCCAGTGGATTCTCTGTGGGATACTGCAGCGCTGAATTCAGTCCAGATCAACACCAGCACA ATTCAGATGAAACCGAGCTCCTCAGCTATGATGACGACCACACTGACAGACAGCAGATCTCTCAGGACGTCTTGAGGAAACATCAGATGGTGTCAGGCCGCAGTGAAGCAG GGATTCAGAACAGACCTGAAGGGGCCTCGACACGTTTCCACGCACAAAGGTCCAGTCACAG GACCAGGACCAGCGCCGGCACCGCCAGACCCCTGACTGACAAAAAACATTCTGGAAACAGTGTGCAAGACGTCAGAGAGCCAGTGATGTGGTCATCGCCACAGAGAAATCATCCTTACCTGAGCCGAGTGATCAAACCTCCTGCGGCACTCCAGAAATCTGCTTCAGTTCACAATCTAAGCACAGATG CACAAAGGTCACTAACACCAACCCGTGTGCGAAGAGAAGTGCATGAAGTGCTGAAGACTGACTCCAGAGCCCACCCTCATCACCTGACCTGCCTTCAGTCTTGGGAAAGTCCAAACCTTAAGAGGATTTCTAGAGCTCACTCCTACATGAGCCCCACCACCAGCTCCATGGCCAAAATCAGCCACTCCGTGTCTATAGGTGATTTGAAGTCCACTTCCTGTGAGAACTTGTGCCCGTCCACGACCGGTCCATGTGAAGGAAGGCCTTCAGTTAAAGCTCGTCTGTGTCAGAGGATGAGCAGTCCGTTTGCTGAGTGGCCCAGCAGAAGCGGCTCAACTCATTTCCACAAAGACTCTTCTGGTAAGGACACAAGCACTGATCTGGAGTCAGTGAGGACTGCCGGTGATCCTGAAGCCCTGACAAACCACCGCCACATGTTTTCAGACGCACCTCAGCGTGAGTGCCCTCGAATGGCTGTCAAAGCCTTCTCTGTACAGTCTGACGCTCCTGCGGTTCAAG AAGTGTCCGTGAGTTTGGAGGAGTGCAGACGGGCTGCAGCTGAACTGCGCACAAGTGTACACAGAAGCACACAACTCTACAGAACG CTGTTGTCAAGCTCTGCTGAGGGGTGTGTTCAGCAGCAGAAGGTCTTGTGGGACGCTCTGCTGTCTGTGGGTTCAGAACTGGATTCAGTTCGTGCTTCTGGAGCCGGGATGATGGAGGAGGGAAAGATGACGCTGACGTTACTGGAACAATATTCAGAACTCCTGCTGCAGTCTGTGGAGAAGAGACTGCAGCACAACATGTAG